GGCGATACGCTGCCTGTCCCCTAAGTAACGATGTTCCAGCGGTTTTTTGCAACATAAGGTTGAGGCGGGCTCGAAGTTCATAGCGTGACCGACACAAGCACTCGGCAGCGCTGAAAATATGCTTTTAGAATCAACGAGATAAACTGTCACAAATGTTTCACCGATTTGACATAAAAGGACGGTGCTTACAGCGCTAAGAGAGTCCCGCCGATGAAAAAAGGCACTGCGAGGGCCTCTCGAAAGGCCGCACTCACACAAGCCCAAATGCCGGGAGATTTCTAATGAACACCTTCAAGCTCACCGTTGCCGCGCTCGCTGCAACCGCTGCTTTCGCTGGCGCTGCCGTCGCCCGCGACCAGATTCAGGTTGCTGGTTCGTCCACCGTCCTGCCTTACGCAAAGATCGTTGCCGAGTCCTTCGGCGAAACCTTCACCAACTTCAAGACGCCGGTCGTTGAATCCGGCGGCACGGGCGCTGGTCTGAAGGAATTCTGCAAGGGCGTTGGCGAAGACACCATCGACATTGCAAACGCTTCGCGTCCGATCAACAAGAACGAAGCCGAAGCCTGCAAGGCTGCAGGCGTCACCGACATTCAGGAAGTCAAGATCGGTTATGACGGCATCGTCTTCGCAACCGACGCTTCCAACCCGGATGTTGCCTACGTTCCCGCAGACATCTACAAGGCCCTCGCAGCCCAGGTCGTCGTCGACGGCAAGCTCGTCGCCAACCCTTACAAGAAGTGGTCGGAAGTCAACCCGAAGCTTCCGGCTGTTGATATCGCTGCCTATATCCCGGGCGAAAAGCACGGCACCCGCGAAGTCTTCGAACAGAACGTTCTCGCCGCCGGCTGCAAGGCCGCCGGTGCCGTCGACGTCATCGCCAAGGAAATCGCCGACAAGGCTGCCCAGGGCAAGGCCTGCGTCGCAGTCCGCAAGGACGGCGCTGCTGTCGACATCGACGGCGACTATCCGGAAACCCTGGCACGCATCGCCGCCAACAAGACCGGCGTCGGCGTATTCGGCCTTTCCTTCTATGAAAACAACGCTGACAAGCTCAAGGTTGCCAGCATGAGCGGCATCGTTCCGTCCACCGAAACGATCGCCAACGGCACCTATCCGGTTTCTCGCCCGCTGTTCTTCTACGTCAAGAAGGCACATCTCGGCGCCGTTCCGGGCCTGAAGGAATACGTCAACTTCTTCGTATCCGACCAGATGATCGGCCCCGACAGCCCGCTCGTCGAATACGGCCTGGTTGC
This Rhizobium sp. NZLR1 DNA region includes the following protein-coding sequences:
- a CDS encoding substrate-binding domain-containing protein codes for the protein MNTFKLTVAALAATAAFAGAAVARDQIQVAGSSTVLPYAKIVAESFGETFTNFKTPVVESGGTGAGLKEFCKGVGEDTIDIANASRPINKNEAEACKAAGVTDIQEVKIGYDGIVFATDASNPDVAYVPADIYKALAAQVVVDGKLVANPYKKWSEVNPKLPAVDIAAYIPGEKHGTREVFEQNVLAAGCKAAGAVDVIAKEIADKAAQGKACVAVRKDGAAVDIDGDYPETLARIAANKTGVGVFGLSFYENNADKLKVASMSGIVPSTETIANGTYPVSRPLFFYVKKAHLGAVPGLKEYVNFFVSDQMIGPDSPLVEYGLVAAPDAERDAIRKEVEAGKAM